Proteins from a genomic interval of Periophthalmus magnuspinnatus isolate fPerMag1 unplaced genomic scaffold, fPerMag1.2.pri scaffold_48_arrow_ctg1, whole genome shotgun sequence:
- the LOC129457425 gene encoding uncharacterized protein LOC129457425 produces the protein MEIGRNRSVHPCTHKKEKKWRTEQGADGGVYPSEGENSHLFSGAKYSAQAAWKTILQKMGLEVTPLQAKKKWENLQKKYKDCKYPKSGEGVAGNATAETWPWFVPMDEVLGQRASINPPVLIASVPEDTPGPSTSWQTQPLEEEEEEEEQQQRRQPRKRKRENPMLQLYREDLCMQRERDERDQEEREERKQRYERLFGLLEKLIEKN, from the exons atggagatcggacgtaaccggagcgtgcatccgtgcacacacaagaaagaaaaaaaatggagaaC ggagcaAGGAGCAGACGGAGGAGTTTATCCGTCTGAGGGGGAGAATTCGCACCTGTTCAGTGGGGCCAAATACTCTGCTCAGGCGGCGTGGAA GACAATACTGCAGAAGATGGGCCTGGAGGTCACCCCCCTTCAGGCCAAGAAAAAGTGGGAGAACCTCCAGaagaaatataaa GACTGCAAGTACCCAAAGAGCGGCGAAGGTGTGGCGGGGAACGCCACGGCTGaaacttggccctggtttgtGCCCATGGATGAGGTGTTGGGGCAGAGGGCCTCAATCAACCCCCCTGTCCTCATCGCCTCTGTCCCTGAGGACACACCAGGGCCAAGTACTTCCTGGCAGACGCAgccgctggaggaggaggaggaggaggaggagcagcagcagaggagacAACCACGGAAGAGGAAGCGGGAGAATCCTATGCTGCAGCTCTACAGGGAGGACCTGTGTATGCAGAGGGAGCGGGATGAGAGGGatcaggaggagagggaggagaggaagcaaCGATATGAGAGATTATTTGGTTTATTAGAGAaactaattgaaaaaaattaa